Proteins found in one Acomys russatus chromosome 31, mAcoRus1.1, whole genome shotgun sequence genomic segment:
- the Mterf2 gene encoding transcription termination factor 2, mitochondrial: protein MSWRLLTGYPLCRICLFRKLQPALKIKPPSACFTYKTDGQANRENTRTVEKLHACSVDISKIRRLKGWVLLEDETYVEEITNILKELGANKTVIASILERYPEAIVCSPAAVDSKRKMWQMVCRNETELIRLIEQFPEPFFTIKDQENQKLNVQFFQELGLKNVVITRFLTTASSIFHNPVENNRRMIGVLQESYLNLGGSEANAKVWLLKLLSQNPFIVLSSPTAVDEILEFLQGQGFTNSEILQLLSKLKGFLFQLQPGSIQNSLSFTKTTFECTDCDLRQLVVKCPALLYYPAMVLGERIQALLKEGISIAQIRESPMVLELTPQIIQYRIRKLNSLGYRIEDGHLASLNGTKKEFEANFSKMQPKQRRPLFNPVASLNVEE from the coding sequence ATGTCGTGGAGGCTGCTGACAGGATACCCGCTCTGCAGGATATGCCTTTTCAGAAAGCTTCAACCAGCTCTGAAAATCAAACCACCTTCAGCATGTTTCACCTACAAAACGGATGGCCAGGCAAACAGAGAAAACACGAGAACAGTAGAAAAGCTCCATGCATGTTCAGTGGACATTAGCAAAATCCGCAGGCTGAAAGGATGGGTGCTTTTGGAGGACGAAACCTACGTGGaagaaattacaaatattttgaaagaactAGGTGCCAACAAAACTGTAATAGCCAGTATTTTAGAACGCTACCCAGAAGCAATTGTCTGCAGTCCTGCTGCTGTTGACAGCAAAAGGAAAATGTGGCAGATGGTCTGCAGAAATGAAACTGAGTTAATCCGGTTAATCGAGCAGTTTCCAGAACCTTTCTTTACCATCAAGGACCAGGAGAACCAGAAGCTCAATGTTCAGTtcttccaagagctgggactcAAGAATGTGGTGATCACCAGGTTTCTGACAACAGCCTCTAGCATTTTCCACAATCCTGTAGAGAACAACAGGCGAATGATTGGGGTTCTCCAGGAGAGCTACCTAAATTTAGGTGGCTCTGAGGCTAATGCCAAAGTGTGGCTACTCAAGTTATTAAGCCAAAATCCATTCATTGTGTTAAGTTCTCCTACAGCTGTAGATGAAATACTAGAATTTCTTCAAGGACAAGGCTTCACAAACTCTGAGATTCTTCAGCTTCTGTCCAAACTTAAAGGGTTTCTTTTCCAACTTCAGCCAGGAAGCATCCAGAACAGTCTTTCCTTCACTAAGACTACTTTTGAGTGTACAGACTGTGACCTCCGGCAGTTAGTTGTGAAATGCCCGGCGCTTCTTTATTATCCTGCTATGGTTCTAGGAGAGAGAATCCAGGCACTGCTGAAAGAAGGGATCTCCATAGCTCAAATAAGGGAGTCGCCGATGGTGCTCGAGTTAACGCCACAGATAATTCAATACAGGATAAGAAAGCTGAATTCTTTAGGCTACAGAATAGAAGATGGACATCTAGCAAGTCTAAATGGAACAAAAAAGGAGTTTGAAGCTAACTTTAGTAAAATGCAACCCAAACAAAGAAGGCCATTATTTAACCCTGTGGCATCATTAAATGTTGAAGAGTGA